ataaaataaatttgatgaaaGGGAAAGAATTCTTCGAAGTATCTATAATATCCGAGTTCTGTTGAACtcgtaaaatttaatgaagtcaaaattaatttttgaaaataactgcaatagttataattaatttacgaatatttgtttgcattCCGTGGAATTAACTCAAGAAACAGATTTACTATTAATGTTCCGTTTCATCGGGTGCATTACTATAATTGCTGATAATATGTCTAGAGGACACAGGAGAAATATGAGTCTCGCATGTTTGTATTGGAACAAAGTCAAACTTAAAACTGTTTACTGGCAAATCTCCTCATTAGACACGGGAGAAAcaaagtaacatttttaagCATTTTAATAGTGTTTTATCTAATCATTGTTTATTGTACAAAACCGAAAACATtcaacttaaaaataaatatttgtaaatacaaaattatatcaattatGCCTTATAATATTGGGTACAATTGGTTTCTTGAATGGTCTATCAGTTCCACCAAACCTCAGCTGGCCTGATTCTTTCTTCCCACCGAAACCACCGCCTAAAAATTAGTATAATTTGCAAACATGATACGTTAATAGGACATAAGCGATCGGCACattactaattaaatttaccaaGTCTCCTTGGTTTCCAGCCTTTCATGGTGCGACCACACTCGTGATCGACAAAGATTTTGTAACCCTTCAGTGTTGTATCCGCGCAACGCCTAATTGCTCTCCTAGCCTCGTCTTCGTTTCTCATTTCTACGAATCCATAACCTTGGGACAGGCCAGTTACAACGTCGACTATGACTTTTGCAGAAAGAACATCTCCGTACCTGCAAAAAAACTAAacatattaacatttaaaatgcaTGTAATCGTATTCCCATCAAAAGGCAATACCTCTTTCAAatcgtattttgtaatttttgggCCAAATCTAGCCACGAACAAGGTTCTCTCAGGTTTAGATTTTAACCCATGAGGTGGTTCATAATGAGCTTGTATTGCACGACTAATAGCTTTATCGTGTGGCTCTGTATCTGTTCCATCGATACTGCCAGACTTTAAAGGATCATACTCTTTGGCATATGGGCTCCAATTCTGTAATGTATCTCCCTGAAACCCAAACACATGTTGGTCTTCATTATATTGCATATGTTTAGTCAAATTTCGCAGAAAGATTTCAAAAACATAACCTTAAAACTTAGAGAATTGCTTTTTTGCTGGATAATTTAAGAGAAAACGACTACTATACGTtgcaaaatataaagttaacACAACATTACTTTTGATTTTGTTGCAGAACGCTGTTTACActccatttttgtaaaactaAATGAATGAATGCTGACAGCAATGACAACAAACGAAGTTGAAgactatttttgtaataatttgcataaatctCGCGACATCTGTTAATTATCAATGGactatgtataaaaataagaaaacaataataaaacttctttgaaaatgtatcgtattgtgctttattacatatacaatattataagaCCGCGGAGGACCCCgaactaaattttatatacgctatatctatatatatcattttagCATTTTCAACAACCAAGTTTTGAACGAAAgatgtggcgccatctatcCATAACAGCCTCAAGTTTGTCGATAAATAGTTCCTATTTTTCACgtctagatggcgccactacgatggttttttttttttaaagatgttatttattatattagttacTAGATACTTTTAATATGACT
This portion of the Hylaeus volcanicus isolate JK05 chromosome 4, UHH_iyHylVolc1.0_haploid, whole genome shotgun sequence genome encodes:
- the LOC128874986 gene encoding U11/U12 small nuclear ribonucleoprotein 35 kDa protein-like isoform X2, which gives rise to MECKQRSATKSKGDTLQNWSPYAKEYDPLKSGSIDGTDTEPHDKAISRAIQAHYEPPHGLKSKPERTLFVARFGPKITKYDLKEFFCRYGDVLSAKVIVDVVTGLSQGYGFVEMRNEDEARRAIRRCADTTLKGYKIFVDHECGRTMKGWKPRRLGGGFGGKKESGQLRFGGTDRPFKKPIVPNIIRHN
- the LOC128874986 gene encoding U11/U12 small nuclear ribonucleoprotein 35 kDa protein-like isoform X1, with protein sequence MQYNEDQHVFGFQGDTLQNWSPYAKEYDPLKSGSIDGTDTEPHDKAISRAIQAHYEPPHGLKSKPERTLFVARFGPKITKYDLKEFFCRYGDVLSAKVIVDVVTGLSQGYGFVEMRNEDEARRAIRRCADTTLKGYKIFVDHECGRTMKGWKPRRLGGGFGGKKESGQLRFGGTDRPFKKPIVPNIIRHN